GGACCGCGCTGCACGCATTGCCTGCGCAAGTGTTCGAGCGGGCCGGAGGCCGCCCGAAGGGCGGGGTGACTTCGACTCATCATGGCCGAGGTTTGGCAAAAATCTACTTTCAAAATACGCGCCGGCGCGCGAATAGGGCGGCAGCAGGTCATTTTTCGAGTAGCCCCGCAGTGTGCGGTGGCGTACGCATTCAATTCCTGAATTGCCTTAAGCTTCGCGAGTGCATATTCAACGATATGCGGATAGACGATTAATCCATTGAAAAAACGATCGTTTCGGTATTGAGCCGAATTGCACTGCCGATCATGTAGTCATAGTGCCAATATGTCTGCACTTTCGGACACGGCGGCAGAGTGCTGGAGGCCGTCGCTATGATGCACTGCGCGGAGTTCGCAATGTGCGTGATCGTAAAGTTGCAGTAGATCGTTTTCCGCCGAGAGGATGACTATGACCTGCGCGAGTCTCGAGTCTGCCATGTTGCGCTGGGTGCATGCGCCGAACAAGGGCGTGCGTCGTGTCGCGATTCTGCTGTTCAACGACTGTTCGCTGCAAGGGGCAGGGGTTATCGCCGAGGTGTTCCGTGCTGCCAACGACCTCGCCACTTCGGGTTCGGGCGCATGGCTGTACGACGTGTCGTTCCTGTCGGCCGACGGCGGCATGGTGACTTCATCGTCGGGTTTGCGCGTATGGACCGACGGCCTCGATGCGCGGCACTACGGCGGCTTCGACGCGCTCTATGTGGCGGGCGGCAAAGGCGCGGCGTCGGCAGCGCGCGACGAGCGGCTCCTCGGATGGCTGCGGCGCGTCCGTCGCAACACCGCGATGATCCGGCCGATCGCCGAAGGGCGCGCGGTGCTCGAGTCGGCGTCGCTGCCCGAGGACAGGGACGGCAGTGCCAGGCGCCAACCGGCCTCGGCCGCGAACGGCACGCGCGCGGCGGAGCAGGGCGTCGTCGAAGTGAACGACCGGCTCGAATCGATCCGCAGCGCGCTCGCGATGATCAAGCGCGATCTGGGCAACGCGACCGCGCGCTCGGCTGCCGAACGGCTGCTGTCCGACTCGTGCACGAACCTCGCGCCGTTGCTCGGCGAAGACGGCGGCATGAGTCCTGGCGACAAGGTTCGCGCGGCGGCGCGCTGGCTGCAGGAGAACTGCCAGCAGGCGATTTCGATTGCGGATGCCGCGCAGGTCGCGGCGATGAGCGAGCGCAACTTTCTGCGTCGCTTCAAGATGGAAATGGGTATCACGCCGTCGAGTTTTCTGTTGCACGAGCGCCTCGCGGTGACCTGCAGCCTGTTGACCGAATCGGAGTTGCCGGTCGACAAGATCGCCCGCCGCACCGGGATGGGCAACGGTGACCGTCTCGCGAAAGTGTTTCGCAAGCGGATGAGGATTTCGCCGACCGAGTTCAGGATTCAAAGCCGCCGCATGGCGGGCGAGTAGCGCATACGGGCCAATCCGGCTAGCCGCGCAACACAGGCGGGGCCGGGCCCGGTGTTGGTCGTACCTTGCAGAACGATGAGGATTCCCGATATGTTGACGCAGGCAGGTGTGAGCGCCCGATCCGTCGAGCCGAACGGCGCAAGCGCCGGGGTTGCCGGCGCGCGCTTCGCGCACATCGTCCCGGTCATACTCGCGGGCGGCTCGGGCACGCGGCTTTGGCCGGTGTCGCGGGAGAATTTTCCGAAGCAGCTGATCGATGTGGTCGGCTCCGACTCGCTGCTGCAGGCGACCGCGCGGCGGCTCGATGGCTTCCCTGCGGGCTGGAGCGTCGACGCATCGCCGATCGTCGTATGCGGCGAGGAGCATCGTTTCGTGATCGCCGAACAACTGCGCGAAAACGGCGTCGACGCGCGTCTGATCGTCGAGCCCGCGCGCCGCGATACGGCGCCGGCACTGACGCTCGCGGCATCGCTCGCGTGCGCGGGCGGCGACGACGACGCGATCCTGATCGTGATGCCGGCCGACCACGCGATCGCCGACGTCCCGGCGCTGCAGCGGGCGCTCGCGTGCGCGGCGCACCACGCGAGCGAGGGCGCGATCGCGACGCTCGGCGTGCCGCCGACGCGTGCCGACACCGGCTTTGGCTATATCCGCATCGGCGCCGCCTTGCCCGGCGGCGGTCACGCGATCGACGGTTTCGTCGAGAAGCCCGCCGAGGAAATCGCGACGCAGTACGTTGCGGCGGGCACCTACTGGTGGAATAGCGGCATCTTCATTGTGCGCGCGCGCGTGTGGCTCGACACGCTCGCATCGCTGCGGCCCGACATGCATGCGCCGTGCGCTAGCGCGTTCGCGGGGGGCCGCCAGGACGGCGACGTGTTCCGGCCGTCGCACGACGCGTTCCTCGAGGTGCCCGCCGATTCGATCGATTACGCGGTGATGGAGCGTCTAAGCGAGGAGCCACCGCCCCGGGGCGACAGCGCGAGCAACGTCGACATGCCAGGCACCGCACCGAGCGATGCGCAAGCTCAAAGCCCGGCCGCGGTCATGCCCCCCGGTGTCGTGGTGTCACTCGAAGCCGGCTGGTCCGACCTCGGCTCGTGGGACGCGGTATGGGCCGCCATGGACAAGGACTCGAATGGCAACGCCGGCCGCGGCCGCGTGGCGTTCGAAGGCGCGGTGTCCTGCTATGCGCATTCGGAGGGGCGGCTGGTCGCGTGCGTCGGCACCGCTAACGTCGTCGTGGTCGAGACCGCCGACGCGGTGCTCGTGGTGGATCGCTCGCATGTGCAGGACGTCAAGGGTCTCGTGTCACGCATCAAGGCGCAGCACGCGCCGGAGGCCGACGCGCATCGCAAGGTGCGGCGCCCGTGGGGCTTCTACGACTCGATCGACCGCGGCGAGCGCTTCCAGGTCAAGCGCATCGTCGTGACGCCTGGCGCACAGCTGTCCCTGCAACTGCATCATCACCGCGCCGAGCATTGGGTCGTGGTGCGCGGCACCGCGCTCGTCACGCGCGGCGAAGAGCAGTTTCTGCTCAGTGAAAACGAATCGACCTACATTCCGCTCGGCACGCGTCACCGGCTCGAAAACCCCGGCAAAGTGCCGCTCGAAATCATCGAAATCCAGTCGGGCACCTATCTCGGCGAAGACGACATCGTCAGGTTCAACGACAACTACGGCCGCTGCCCCTAGGCAACCCATGCACCCCATTTGCGAACAGGAACGGCAGAACGAGGTAAGTAAAATGCGCAAGTTTCAGGATCTGCTCGCGCGGATTTTCGATGTCGCTTTGGTATTGACGGGTGCGACCGTCGCGTCGCGCATCCGCTTCGACTATCTCGGCCAGTCGGGCTTCTACTGGGCGCTGGTGATGTTTTCGGCGGCGTTCGCACTCGCGATCTTCCCCGCTTTCGGCGTCTATGACTCGTGGCGCGGCCGCTCGAAACTCGGGCTCGCCGGTCAGGTGTCGCTCGCGTGGCTGATCGTGCAGGCCTGCGCGCTCGTGCTGATGTACTCGCTGCATCGCATCGACATCGTGTCGCGCTTGTGGTTCTCGTACTGGACCGCGACGACGGGCGGTCTGCTGATCGCGAACCGGCTGATCACCCACGCGGTGCTCGCGCGGGCGCGCGGCGCGGGCATGAACCTGCATCAGGTCGCGATCGTCGGCAGCGGTGCGCAGTGCGATGCGATACTGCGCCGCATCGAGTCGGCGCCGAGCGCGGGCTTTCGCGCGACCGCCGTCTACAACACGCGCCCGGACGACACCGGCGTGACGAATCCGCGCGTGCCGGTGTTCGATCGCGTCGATCTGCTGGCCGACTACATCCGCACCAACGACGTACACGAGCTATGGCTGATGCTGTCGCTGTCCGAAGAGCCGCTGATCTGCGCGCTGATCGACGAGTTCCGCGACGACCTCGTGAACATCCGCTTCATGCCGGACGTGCGCAGCCATGCGCTGTTCGAAGGCAGTGGCGTGGTCGATCTGCTCGGCATGCCGGCGATCAATCTGGTCGCGTCGCCGCTGTCGGCCAACGCGATGCTGAAGAAAGACATTTTCGACCGGCTGTTCGCGGCCGCCGCGCTCCTTGCCCTCGCGCCGCTGCTGCTTGGCATCGCGATCGCGGTCAAGCTGTCCTCGCGCGGACCGGTGCTGTTCAAACAGAAGCGCAAGGGCGCGGACGGCCGCGTGTTCACGATCTACAAGTTCCGCTCGATGCGCGTGCATACCGAAGCGAAGGGTACCCTGAGCCAGGCGACGCGCGACGACAAGCGCGTGACGAGGGTGGGCGCATTCCTGCGTCGCACCAGCCTCGACGAGCTGCCGCAATTTTTCAACGTGTTGCGTGGCGACATGTCGGTCGTAGGACCGCGTCCCCATGCGCTCGAGCACGACGACCTCTATCAGAAGGTGGTCGCGGGCTATATCAATCGCTACCGGATCAAACCGGGAATCACGGGCTGGGCGCAGATCAACGGCTTCCGTGGCGAAACCGACCGCATCGAGAAGATGGAGCGCCGCGTCGAACATGACCTGTACTACCTGGGTCACTGGTCGTTCGCACTCGACATGCGGATCATCGGCGCGACGATTGTCGCCGGACTGGTGCATCGAAACGCTTACTAGAAAGTCGATAACAACGCCTCGGGGCGAAGGAGTAAAGATCATGAGCTCACTTGGTTTTCGCACAGGAAGTCTTGTGGTTTTCGCGTGCGCAGCATTGCTTTCCGGATGCCAGATCGTACCGGGGCAACGGATGATCACGCCGGCCGCGATTCAGGACACGGGTGGCGAATTCAGTACCGAAGCCTCGCAGCAGAAGCAGATTCCGATCACCGATATCAATCTGGAACTGCTGAAGAAGATGAATGCCGACCAGACTGCCTCGGCGTTGCCGCCGACGACGTCGGGTCTGTTCGGCAAGCCGGCCGTCTACAGGGTCGGCCCCGGAGACGTGCTGCAGATCGTCGTGTGGGATCACCCGGAACTCGCGGCCGCGCTGGGACAACCGCCGACGACCTCGCGCCCTTCCGATGCAATTCCCGGTTTCCTGATCGACGAGAACGGCGACATCCAGTTTCCGTACGCGGGCAACCTGCACGTCGCCGGCAAGGACGCCGCGACGATCCAGCGTGAGCTGCATTCGCGGCTGAGCAAGGTCTATCAGAAGCCCGAGGTGACGGTGCGCGTCGCGTCGTTCCGTAACGCGACGGTGTATATCGACGGCGAAGTGCGCACACCGGGCACGCAATCGATCAACGATATTCCGATGTCGCTGACGAACGCGATCGGCCTGAGCGGCGGCTTCACCACGACCGCGGATCGCAGCCGGGTCGATCTGATCCGCGACGGCACGACCTATAGGCTGAACATCGACGACCTCGTCAAGCGCGGCCGCAATCCGTCGGATATCTATCTGCAGCCGGGCGATACCGTGCGCGTGAACGCGCGCGAAGACAGCGGCGTCTACGTGATGGGCGAAGTCAACAAGCCGGCCACGGTGCTGCCGTTGCGCAACGGCTCGCTGACGCTGTCGCAGGCGATCTCCGACGGCGGCAGCTTCGACTCGAATACGGCCTCGGGGCAGCAGCTGTTCGTGATCCGCAATTCGACCAGCGACTCGCCGCAGATCTATCACCTCGATGCGACTTCGCCGGTGGCGATGCTGCTCGCGAACCAGTTCGAGCTGCAGCCGAAGGACATCGTGTACGTCGGCCAGGGCGGTCTCGTTCGCTTCAACCGTGTGCTGAACCTGCTGTTGCCGGCGATCAACGCGGCAGTGACGGGAGTCGTCGTGTCGAAGTAATGCACGCGTGAGGCGCTATCTGAACCGGCAGGCCTTGTTGGGTGAAAACATGGCA
Above is a window of Paraburkholderia sprentiae WSM5005 DNA encoding:
- a CDS encoding GlxA family transcriptional regulator, with translation MTCASLESAMLRWVHAPNKGVRRVAILLFNDCSLQGAGVIAEVFRAANDLATSGSGAWLYDVSFLSADGGMVTSSSGLRVWTDGLDARHYGGFDALYVAGGKGAASAARDERLLGWLRRVRRNTAMIRPIAEGRAVLESASLPEDRDGSARRQPASAANGTRAAEQGVVEVNDRLESIRSALAMIKRDLGNATARSAAERLLSDSCTNLAPLLGEDGGMSPGDKVRAAARWLQENCQQAISIADAAQVAAMSERNFLRRFKMEMGITPSSFLLHERLAVTCSLLTESELPVDKIARRTGMGNGDRLAKVFRKRMRISPTEFRIQSRRMAGE
- a CDS encoding sugar phosphate nucleotidyltransferase, with the translated sequence MLTQAGVSARSVEPNGASAGVAGARFAHIVPVILAGGSGTRLWPVSRENFPKQLIDVVGSDSLLQATARRLDGFPAGWSVDASPIVVCGEEHRFVIAEQLRENGVDARLIVEPARRDTAPALTLAASLACAGGDDDAILIVMPADHAIADVPALQRALACAAHHASEGAIATLGVPPTRADTGFGYIRIGAALPGGGHAIDGFVEKPAEEIATQYVAAGTYWWNSGIFIVRARVWLDTLASLRPDMHAPCASAFAGGRQDGDVFRPSHDAFLEVPADSIDYAVMERLSEEPPPRGDSASNVDMPGTAPSDAQAQSPAAVMPPGVVVSLEAGWSDLGSWDAVWAAMDKDSNGNAGRGRVAFEGAVSCYAHSEGRLVACVGTANVVVVETADAVLVVDRSHVQDVKGLVSRIKAQHAPEADAHRKVRRPWGFYDSIDRGERFQVKRIVVTPGAQLSLQLHHHRAEHWVVVRGTALVTRGEEQFLLSENESTYIPLGTRHRLENPGKVPLEIIEIQSGTYLGEDDIVRFNDNYGRCP
- a CDS encoding undecaprenyl-phosphate glucose phosphotransferase, which codes for MRKFQDLLARIFDVALVLTGATVASRIRFDYLGQSGFYWALVMFSAAFALAIFPAFGVYDSWRGRSKLGLAGQVSLAWLIVQACALVLMYSLHRIDIVSRLWFSYWTATTGGLLIANRLITHAVLARARGAGMNLHQVAIVGSGAQCDAILRRIESAPSAGFRATAVYNTRPDDTGVTNPRVPVFDRVDLLADYIRTNDVHELWLMLSLSEEPLICALIDEFRDDLVNIRFMPDVRSHALFEGSGVVDLLGMPAINLVASPLSANAMLKKDIFDRLFAAAALLALAPLLLGIAIAVKLSSRGPVLFKQKRKGADGRVFTIYKFRSMRVHTEAKGTLSQATRDDKRVTRVGAFLRRTSLDELPQFFNVLRGDMSVVGPRPHALEHDDLYQKVVAGYINRYRIKPGITGWAQINGFRGETDRIEKMERRVEHDLYYLGHWSFALDMRIIGATIVAGLVHRNAY
- a CDS encoding polysaccharide biosynthesis/export family protein, with translation MSSLGFRTGSLVVFACAALLSGCQIVPGQRMITPAAIQDTGGEFSTEASQQKQIPITDINLELLKKMNADQTASALPPTTSGLFGKPAVYRVGPGDVLQIVVWDHPELAAALGQPPTTSRPSDAIPGFLIDENGDIQFPYAGNLHVAGKDAATIQRELHSRLSKVYQKPEVTVRVASFRNATVYIDGEVRTPGTQSINDIPMSLTNAIGLSGGFTTTADRSRVDLIRDGTTYRLNIDDLVKRGRNPSDIYLQPGDTVRVNAREDSGVYVMGEVNKPATVLPLRNGSLTLSQAISDGGSFDSNTASGQQLFVIRNSTSDSPQIYHLDATSPVAMLLANQFELQPKDIVYVGQGGLVRFNRVLNLLLPAINAAVTGVVVSK